The region GGTGATAAAGCCAAGCAAGCCGACACCAGTGACGCAGGCGCCGCGACCAAGGCGCGCGCCGAGCAGGCGATCGTCGCAGGCGCCGCTCATCACGGCGAGCAACACGACCAGCGACACACGGCGACCGTGACATCAACTAATGGCGAGCAACAGCCTCAGGACGCGGCCCCGACAGCGACGGGCGGCGCGGTTAGCGTCGCGCCAACGAACGAGCCGAAGCCGACGAGCGCCACCGTTGATGCCAAGACCGGAGCCGACCACCAAGCCAACGCCAATCAGCCCGCGTCTGTCGCCACACCGAACACGGCCCCGGCTGTCACGGCCAACATCGGCGTCAGCGCGGTCGTCGCGACGGTGGCAACCATCGACGCACCGAAAGCCGGCGCCAAGGCACACGCCAAGAAGGACAACGACGAACCGGCCGCGGCAACGCTCGACTCGTTGAGCGGCGCGCTGGGCTTGAATGGCACGACTGCCGCTCAACGGCTGATCACACCCAACTCATCGGCCTCTGGCGAAGCCAGCGGCGCTGAAACCACCACGACGGTCGACCGCTCGCGGTTCGTGCAGCGCGTGGCTGGCGCGTTTCGCGCGGCCGAGCAGAGCGGCGGCCCGGTCAAGCTACGGCTCAGCCCGCCGGAACTCGGGGCGTTGAACCTGGAAATCCAGGTTCAACAGGGACAGATTCACGCCCACATTGAAGTCGAAACGCCACAGGCACAGTCGTTGCTGTTGGACAATATCGCGGCGTTGCGCGACCGGCTGGAACAGCAAGACATCAAAGTAGCCCAATTCGACGTTGGGCTGATGGGAAACAACAACAATAACAACGGCGGCAATACGCCAACCCCTGACCGCTCGTGGCAGCAATCGGGGGACGGCGCTCCGCGCAACACCTTTGTGGCGCCGACCACGAGCGTCGGTGACGTGGCAGCCCCAACGGCAGGCCCCGCCACAACCCCCTTGAACTTTACCAGCGGCGTCAACGTGCTCGTCTAGCGGGCCGCGCCGAAAGGATATCCCAAAAAACAGTTTCCAAAACGAGACGGGCAGGCACCAGGAACACTAATCATGGCGACAACTAGCGGAATCGGCTCCAGCACTTCGACCACTTCGACATCCGACAACAGCGCCGCCTCCCAAGTGGCGTCGTTCAGCAACCTGAACGCCAACGACTTCATCAAGATGATGATCACCGAACTGCAGAACCAGGATCCCACCAACCCGATGG is a window of Planctomycetota bacterium DNA encoding:
- a CDS encoding flagellar hook-length control protein FliK, with the protein product MAPLNIDSILASANSTDTSSTVGAQAGGAADAKRGGKGDSLFSAQLVQAVQQQPPRGADKASSSSRGKAGKADGPSRGDKDSRHGDSADSSATGAQTAAAAAANNTAPTSNGDTTAAASALVAALDTKNTDTSNSGDASTTDGGKDAKGGKSDAAARALTGALAKATTLSATTSKATPSDAASTVAGTSDAGDKAKQADTSDAGAATKARAEQAIVAGAAHHGEQHDQRHTATVTSTNGEQQPQDAAPTATGGAVSVAPTNEPKPTSATVDAKTGADHQANANQPASVATPNTAPAVTANIGVSAVVATVATIDAPKAGAKAHAKKDNDEPAAATLDSLSGALGLNGTTAAQRLITPNSSASGEASGAETTTTVDRSRFVQRVAGAFRAAEQSGGPVKLRLSPPELGALNLEIQVQQGQIHAHIEVETPQAQSLLLDNIAALRDRLEQQDIKVAQFDVGLMGNNNNNNGGNTPTPDRSWQQSGDGAPRNTFVAPTTSVGDVAAPTAGPATTPLNFTSGVNVLV